The Methanosarcinales archaeon genome includes the window AGATATCATGGTGCTCAGCGGTTATAAAGTGTTCCAGAACTAAATTGCTGAGACAATAGTCCTCCCCATTGCAGGTTTGTTCGACTGGCAGGCTGGTGCCAGCTTTAAAGGTATCTGAAGATATCGAGATTTGTTCCATTAACGTCTCCTTTATTAGATTTCTAAAATATCATCAGTCGTCATCATTATCCAATATCCCTTACCCGCTTCCATATGTGCCAGATCGTTTCCAAAAGGTGCACTTGGATCGTACTTCTTCCAATGATCAGTATCGCTGGCATCATATGCCCAAACGATACTGTAATTGCCAGTGATTGAAGATAAAGCATCAGTAATTGGCTGACTTTCAAGTGAATTATACCCAATTAAGTTCCAGCCGTTCTTTAAGTTAATATCAGTTGATTCTGGCACTGTTCCACTGATGTTCAGAGCATTGTCAGAGGTCATCATAATCCTGTACCCTTTTCCAGCTTCCATATGTGCCAGGTCGTTTCCGAAGGGTGCAGATGGATCGTATTTCTTCCAGTAATCAGCAGTGTCGCTGGCATTATATGCCCAAATAATGCTGTAATCACCCATGATCGGAGACAGTACAAATGCAATGCTGGTTTCTTCGGGCATTAACGGTAAAGAAATTAGGTTCCAGCCAGTATATAGATCGATAGTAATGCCTGTTGCCACTACTTGAACAAATTTAGTTGTTGAGTTTGTGGTACTTGAATTATCTGTTATCGTTAGATTTACGTCGTAATCACCTTCTAAAGTGTAAGAGTGTGTTATTATCTTTTCTATCGTGGAAGTAATATTACCATCACCAAAGTCCCATTTATAATTCATTATAAATAATAAAAGACCAACAATACTCGAAGACACAATCGCAAAATAATGACCCCAGTTCACAGCGGCTACCTGACCAGTCAACCTCCAAATCCCGCATCTAGGTTGTCACTCTTGCCAAAAATGCAACAAATCTTAATAATGGAGATGTTTATGGAGATGTATGGGTGGCAGAATTAGATTTCATTATTGTAGGAGAAATTGCTACACCCAACTTCCAAAACAAGTACATTACAAGATTCGGAAGCTAAAGAAAACATTCACAGATTAGTCATATTTGGTATTGTAATTCTATTGTTCGCTATATATTTGCTTTGAGGGTCCGAAAAGAAGATAATCAGTCCATCATTTGATGGGTAAAACTGGCTCTTGCCTCTTCAATTTCATCAAATGATAATATAATATTTTCTTTTTCAGACAGTATGCTCAATACTGCACCTTTTGTTTTTCCAATTACTTTGCAGGGAATTCCTGAAAACATTTTTAATACTTTTTCTGGTTGTTTTGTAGAGATAACCATTCTGCCGTAGGATTCTGAAAAAAGACTTTCATCATCCCTGAGACCCATTCCGGAAATATCCACTTCAGCACCCACATAGTCCACCATTTCGCAGAGTGTGACTGCTAATCCGCCATTGGATACATCATGGGCAGCTGCTATGTAACCCGATTCTACAGCAGAGATGATATTGTTCACAATATTATCGATATTTTCAACCACATTAGGGGTGGCACCATTTTCATTCAAATCCATTAATGAATAATACTCACTTGCTCCCATTTCGGTCAGTGTCTCACCTATCAGGATAATGGTCTCACCAGTCTGCTGGAAGGTACTGCCAGGGATGTTATCCAGATCCTTTATGCATCCCACCATCCCGATGCTGGGTGTGGGTGCAATGGCAGTTCCGAATTCATCACTCTCGTTATAAAAGGATACATTCCCCCCGACGACAGGTATTTCCAGTGTCCGGGCTGCATCCCCCAGACCCAGACATGCCTGTTTGAACTGATGGTAGATCTCAGGTCTTTCCGGGTTCCCGAAGTTAAGACAATCCACCAGAGCAAGAGGACGGGCGCCAACTGCTGCCAGGTTCATGGCATTTTCGATTACTACTCCCGCGCCGCCGTTATACGGGTCAGCCTCCACCTGGGCAGGGTTGCAGCCGCAAGACATCGCAAGCCCCTGTTTTTCATCTATTATCCTCAGAACCCCGGCATCTCTGCCTGGTTTGACAACTGAACGCACCTGCACTTCATGGTCGTATTGGCGATATACCCATTCCTTTGAAGCAATATTAGGGGCTGAAAGTAACTTGAGGATGACGCTTTTGAGATCATCAGGCATTGGAGGGATTTCCATATTCCGCTCTTTTGTTGCAGGCTGGAGTGCCATTTCTGAAGTTGGAGCTCCTTCACACAGGAACAATATCGGGATATCTACTACTACGTCACCTTTATATTCCACCATATACTGGGTTTCACTGGTGAATTCACCTATTACATTGGCTGTAAGGTCATATTTGTCAGCTATTGCCAGGACCTCATCCACCTTTCCAGGTTCCACTTCAAAGAGCATTCGCTCCTGGGACTCAGAGATCATGATCTCATAGGGTGTCAGGGTCTCATCCCTGAGGTGCACCCTGTCAGCGATGATATGGAGACCCAGATTTCCTTTGGCTGCCATCTCACTGCTTGCTCCTGTCAGGCCAGCTGCACCCAGGTCCCTGCATGAGAGCACCAGTCCTTTATCCACAGCATCAAGAGTAGCTTCTATGAGCAGTTTCTCAGTGAATGGGTCACCTATCTGAACACTGTGTCTGTCTTCTGATTCTGATTCTTCGCTTAAGTCCCTTGAAGCAAATGATGCCCCGCCCAGACCGTCCCTGCCAGTGGATGAGCCCATGAGAATAACCTTATTGCCTGCCTTTTGGGCAGTGGCTGTTACGATCTTATCCTGGCGGGCCAGTCCTACACATACTACATTGACCAGAGGATTACCGCTGAAACTTTCATGGAAATATGCTTCACCATTTAGCACTGGTACGCCGATACAGTTCCCATACCCTGCAATTCCCATGATAACATGTTCAAAGAGATACCTGTTCTTTTCATCGTCCAGTGGTCCGAAATATAACGGGTCCATGAGTGCAATGGGACGCGCTCCCATTGATACAATATCCCGCACAATACCGCCAACACCTGTGGCTGCACCATTATAAGGGTCTACATAAGAAGGATGATTGTGGCTTTCCATGGCAAAGGCCAGTACCCAGCCCTCTTCCAGTCCGATAATAGCGGCATCGTCACCTGGACCGATAATCACCCGCTCCCCTGTGGTAGTAAAGGTCTTAAGTATAGAAGCGCTTGAACGGTAGGAGCAATGTTCACTCCAGAGATTCAAGAAACAACCCTGTTCCACTTCTGTAGGTTCTCTGCCAAGTCTTTCTGTAATTATCCTGTAATCGTGTTCTGGAAGCATATAATATCTCTCATTGCTTAGGATTTTTCAATTTTTTTATGGACCAGTTTCATAACATCATGCTGAGTTACCACACCCACTACCTTACCTTGCTCCACCACCATCACGGCCGGACTCTGCTCAAGCAGATGGGAGATGGTGTTAACAATAGTATCTTTGGATACTGTTGGGAATGAACTGCCCATGATTTCCTTTACCTTCATATTTGACAGTTTTTCAGTATCCCGCTCTGTCATGGAATGCACTACCATATCTGAGGATATACTGCCTACAGGCACTCCATTCTCGATAACAGGCACCTGGGAGAAACCCTCATTTTCCATGATATCTACTGCCTCTTCCACCGACGACTCTGGATGTGTCTGTATCACAGGGGTATGCATAATATCACTAGCCTTGATCCTCTGTTTTTCCATTACTAAAAACGCATCAAATATCTTTGTAAGGGTGGAAAGCCTGGGGTCTACATCCCCTGATTCGATCCTGGCTATCAGGGGCTGGCTTACGCCTGCAAGTCTGGCAAGTTCGTTCTGGGTAAGATTGAGATTGGTCCTTCGTTTCTTTAATTCTTCAGGCGTGGGTAGAAACATGGTATGTACACTCCTTTTATTTAGTGTACTTTAATAACTCATGGTAATATCATTGTTTTGATATTAATATTTGTCTGATTTAAGCGGTCAATTGACATTCAAGAAATAAGGATAATCTCGTATTTTCCGCCACCATAGAATATTAAAGTCTTCTCAAAACCCTACCATTATCATCTCAACAGTATTTGTAACATTTTTAGGAATTACAATTCCGTTAAAATATTAATATTCGTCTAAAATATATTAGATAAAATCAATTTAAAGTTATTCCTGCCCCAGAATAAAACTTTATGAACTTACTGAATCGGAACCCATTTCACTTTTCCACTGCTGATATGCCTCATACATCAATCTGTCCAGTTCTTCTGCTCTTTTAGGATCAGACGATTCTATATTACCATCAGAATCCACAACAGTAACAGTGATGCCAAATCGTTCAGCAGCTGCTTTATCTGCATCTGAGACCAGGCCGGTTTCATCGACCTCTGTGATCTGGTCCAGCATAATATTA containing:
- a CDS encoding PKD domain-containing protein; translated protein: MNYKWDFGDGNITSTIEKIITHSYTLEGDYDVNLTITDNSSTTNSTTKFVQVVATGITIDLYTGWNLISLPLMPEETSIAFVLSPIMGDYSIIWAYNASDTADYWKKYDPSAPFGNDLAHMEAGKGYRIMMTSDNALNISGTVPESTDINLKNGWNLIGYNSLESQPITDALSSITGNYSIVWAYDASDTDHWKKYDPSAPFGNDLAHMEAGKGYWIMMTTDDILEI
- the purL gene encoding phosphoribosylformylglycinamidine synthase subunit PurL — its product is MLPEHDYRIITERLGREPTEVEQGCFLNLWSEHCSYRSSASILKTFTTTGERVIIGPGDDAAIIGLEEGWVLAFAMESHNHPSYVDPYNGAATGVGGIVRDIVSMGARPIALMDPLYFGPLDDEKNRYLFEHVIMGIAGYGNCIGVPVLNGEAYFHESFSGNPLVNVVCVGLARQDKIVTATAQKAGNKVILMGSSTGRDGLGGASFASRDLSEESESEDRHSVQIGDPFTEKLLIEATLDAVDKGLVLSCRDLGAAGLTGASSEMAAKGNLGLHIIADRVHLRDETLTPYEIMISESQERMLFEVEPGKVDEVLAIADKYDLTANVIGEFTSETQYMVEYKGDVVVDIPILFLCEGAPTSEMALQPATKERNMEIPPMPDDLKSVILKLLSAPNIASKEWVYRQYDHEVQVRSVVKPGRDAGVLRIIDEKQGLAMSCGCNPAQVEADPYNGGAGVVIENAMNLAAVGARPLALVDCLNFGNPERPEIYHQFKQACLGLGDAARTLEIPVVGGNVSFYNESDEFGTAIAPTPSIGMVGCIKDLDNIPGSTFQQTGETIILIGETLTEMGASEYYSLMDLNENGATPNVVENIDNIVNNIISAVESGYIAAAHDVSNGGLAVTLCEMVDYVGAEVDISGMGLRDDESLFSESYGRMVISTKQPEKVLKMFSGIPCKVIGKTKGAVLSILSEKENIILSFDEIEEARASFTHQMMD
- a CDS encoding CBS domain-containing protein yields the protein MFLPTPEELKKRRTNLNLTQNELARLAGVSQPLIARIESGDVDPRLSTLTKIFDAFLVMEKQRIKASDIMHTPVIQTHPESSVEEAVDIMENEGFSQVPVIENGVPVGSISSDMVVHSMTERDTEKLSNMKVKEIMGSSFPTVSKDTIVNTISHLLEQSPAVMVVEQGKVVGVVTQHDVMKLVHKKIEKS